The Populus alba chromosome 4, ASM523922v2, whole genome shotgun sequence genome contains a region encoding:
- the LOC118040457 gene encoding E3 ubiquitin-protein ligase UPL3 isoform X2, protein METRSRKRAEASSSAATTTSPTTRPNKRSRAATTTTATATRSRSTRAHPLPMDSTPVESSSSSRSRRNRNNNSNSESDKGKEKEHEVRVSRENREINNNLDFGNDNNNLNVDDDDDSDGGGIGAFHHNLTSASSALQGLLRKLGAGLDDLLPSPVTGSGSSSHQSGRLKKILSGLRADGEEGKQVEALTQLCEMLSIGTEESLSTFSVDSFVPILVGLLNNESNPDIMLLAARAITHLCDVLPSSCAAVVHYGAVSCFVARLITIEYMDLAEQSLQALKKISQEHPTACLRAGALMAVLSYLDFFSTGVQRVALSTAANMCKKLPSDAADFVMEAVPLLTNLLQYHDAKVLEHASVCLTRIAEAFASSPDKLDELCNHGLVAQAASLISTSSSGGGQASLNAPTYTGLIRLLSTCASGSPLGAKTLLLLGVSGILKDILLGSAGSANSSVPPALSRPADQVFEIVNLANELLPPLPQGTISLPTSSSMLAKGSVVKKSPSSSSGKQDDNNGNGPEVSAREKLLNDQPELLQQFGMDLLPVLIQIYGASVNSPVRHKCLSVIGKLMYFSNAEMIQSLLNVTNISSFLAGVLAWKDPHVLVPALQIAKIIMEKLPGTFSKMFVREGVVHAVDQLILAGSPNTGPTQAASAEKDNDSVPGSSSRSRRYKRRSGNSNPEANSSEESKTQVCANAGSPPSSKEIPTINSNLRLAVSACAKDFRDTHFPSDPGAAEVGVTDDLLHLKNLCTKLNAGVDDQKTKAKGKSKASASHLIDNSANKEEYLIGVISEMLAELGKGDGVSTFEFIGSGVVATLLNYFSCGYFTKERISEANLPKLRQQALRRFKSFVALALPSSVDGGGATSMTVLVQKLQNALSSLERFPVVLSHSSRSSSGGARLSSGLSALSQPFKLRLCRVQGEKGLRDYSSNVVLIDPLASLAAVEEFLWPRVQRNETGQKVSESAGNSESGTTHPGGGASSPSTSTPASATRRHSSRSRSSVNIGDSARKEPIPEKSTSSSKGKGKAVLKPAQEETKGPQTRNAARRRAALDKDAELKPVNGDSSSEDEELDMSPVEIDDALVIEDDDISDDDDHEDVLRDDSLPVCMPDKVHDVKLGDTPEDSNVAPAASDSQSNPASGSSSRAAAVRGLDSTDFRSSYGSRGAMSFAAAAMAGLGSANGRGIRGGRDRQGRPLFGSSSDPPKLIFTAGGKQLNRHLTIYQAIQRQLVLEDDDDDRYGGSDFISSDGSRLWSDIYTITYQRADGQADRASVGGSSSSTSKSTKGGPSNSSSDAQMHQMSLLDSILQAELPCDLEKSNPTYNILALLRILEALNQLAPRLRVQLVSDNFSEGKISSLNELTATGARVPAEEFVNSKLTPKLARQIQDALALCSGSLPSWCYQLTKACPFLFPFETRRQYFYSTAFGLSRALFRLQQLQGADGHGSTNEREVRVGRLQRQKVRVSRNRILDSAAKVMDMYSSQKAVLEVEYFGEVGTGLGPTLEFYTLLSHDLQKVSLGMWRSNSAAGKPSMEIDGDDEKNGKSNNGSGTAVAAELVQAPLGLFPRPWPPTASASEGSQFSKTIEYFRLVGRVMAKALQDGRLLDLPLSMAFYKLVLDQELDLYDILSFDAEFGKTLQELHALVRRKQYLESISCENNEVIADLCFRGTPIKDLCLDFTLPGYPDYMMKPGDETVDINNLEEYISLVVDATVKAGIMRQMEAFRAGFNQVFDISSLQIFTPQELDYLLCGRRELWELETLVDHIKFDHGYTAKSPAIVNLLEIMGEFTPEQQHAFCQFVTGAPRLPPGGLAVLNPKLTIVRKHSSSAGNAMLNGTGPSESADDDLPSVMTCANYLKLPPYSTKEVMYKKLLYAISEGQGSFDLS, encoded by the exons ATGGAAACTCGTAGCCGGAAACGGGCGGAGGCCTCCTCATCTGCCGCCACCACCACCAGTCCAACTACTCGCCCCAACAAACGATCCCGCGCTGCCACAACAACAACCGCCACCGCTACTCGCTCTCGTTCCACACGTGCTCACCCTCTTCCAATGGACTCCACACCTGTTGaatcgtcttcttcttctcgctCTCGTCGGAATAGGAATAATAACAGTAACAGTGAATCGGATAAAGGCAAAGAGAAAGAACATGAAGTTAGGGTTTCACGTGAAAATAGggaaattaacaataatttgGATTTTGGAAATGACAATAATAACCTCAATGTCGACGACGATGACGACAGCGATGGTGGTGGAATTGGGGCTTTCCATCATAATCTGACTTCAGCTAGTAGTGCCTTACAGGGTTTGTTGAGAAAGTTGGGTGCTGGTCTTGATGATTTGTTGCCTTCTCCCGTGACGGGTTCAGGTTCAAGCTCGCATCAATCGGGGAGATTGAAGAAGATTCTGTCTGGGTTAAGGGCTGATGGAGAAGAAGGGAAGCAAGTGGAAGCCTTAACGCAGCTCTGTGAAATGCTTTCTATTGGGACTGAAGAGAGTCTAAGCACTTTTTCCGTGGATTCTTTTGTTCCGATTCTTGTTGGGTTGTTGAATAATGAGAGTAATCCTGATATTATGTTGCTTGCTGCAAGGGCGATTACACATTTGTGTGATGTTTTGCCTTCGTCTTGTGCTGCCGTTGTTCATTATGGCGCTGTTTCATGTTTTGTTGCAAGGTTGATTACTATTGAGTACATGGACCTTGCTGAACAG TCTCTGCAAGCTCTAAAGAAAATATCTCAAGAGCACCCAACTGCATGTCTGCGTGCTGGTGCTCTTATGGCAGTGCTTTCCTATCTGGATTTTTTCTCTACTGGAGTTCAG CGAGTAGCATTATCGACTGCTGCAAATATGTGCAAGAAACTTCCTTCAGATGCAGCTGACTTTGTGATGGAAGCAGTCCCTCTGTTGACCAACCTTCTTCAGTACCACGATGCAAAG GTCTTGGAGCATGCTTCAGTTTGTTTGACAAGGATTGCTGAAGCCTTTGCTTCATCACCAGACAAATTAGATGAATTGTGTAATCATGGACTTGTTGCTCAAGCTGCCTCTCTCATTTCCACCAGTAGTTCCGGAGGTGGACAGGCATCTCTCAATGCTCCAACATATACG GGCTTAATTCGACTGCTATCCACGTGTGCAAGTGGCTCTCCTTTAGGAGCCAAAACACTACTTCTTCTTGGGGTCAGTGGAATTCTTAAAGATATACTATTAGGTTCTGCGGGTTCTGCTAACTCCTCTGTTCCTCCGGCTCTAAGTAGACCAGCAGATCAG GTTTTTGAGATTGTCAATCTGGCAAATGAGCTTCTTCCTCCACTTCCACAAGGAACTATCTCCCTCCCTACCAGCTCCAGTATGTTGGCCAAAGGATCTGTTGTGAAGAAGTCTCCATCCAGCAGTTCTGGGAAACAGGATGATAATAATGGAAATGGTCCTGAGGTTTCAGCTCGtgagaaattattaaatgatcAACCAGAACTTCTGCAGCAATTTGGAATGGATCTTCTTCCTGTTCTGATACAG ATTTATGGTGCCAGTGTCAACAGTCCTGTTCGCCACAAATGTCTCTCAGTTATTGGGAAGTTGATGTACTTCAGCAATGCGGAGATGATTCAGTCTCTACTTAATGTGACAAACATATCAAG TTTTCTAGCTGGGGTGTTAGCGTGGAAAGATCCACATGTCTTGGTTCCTGCCCTTCAAATTGCCAAGATTATTATGGAAAAACTTCCTGGGACTTTCTCCAAGATGTTTGTCAGAGAAGGTGTTGTTCATGCTGTAGATCAACTTATCTTAGCTGGAAGTCCAAATACTGGTCCTACCCAAGCTGCTTCTGCTGAGAAGGATAACGATTCTGTTCCTGGATCATCATCACGTTCCAGGCGTTACAAACGTCGCAGTGGGAATTCAAATCCCGAGGCAAATTCATCTGAAGAATCCAAGACTCAAGTTTGCGCAAATGCTGGATCACCTCCAAGTTCTAAAGAAATCCCAACCATTAATTCTAATTTGCGTTTAGCAGTTAGTGCGTGTGCTAAAGATTTTAGAGATACGCACTTTCCTTCGGATCCCGGGGCTGCTGAAGTTGGGGTTACCGATGACCTTTTACacttgaaaaatctctgcaCAAAGTTGAATGCTGGTGTTGATGACCAAAAGACTAAAGCAAAGGGCAAATCAAAGGCTTCTGCTTCCCATCTTATTGACAATTCTGCTAATAAGGAAGAATACTTGATTGGGGTGATATCCGAGATGCTAGCAGAGCTAGGCAAGGGGGATGGTGTATCCACTTTTGAGTTTATTGGTAGTGGTGTTGTGGCAACCTtgctaaattatttttcttgtggcTATTTTACCAAGGAGAGAATTTCAGAAGCCAACCTACCCAAACTTCGGCAACAAGCACTAAGAAGATTTAAATCATTTGTTGCTCTGGCCCTTCCTTCCAGTGTTGATGGAGGGGGCGCCACCTCCATGACAGTCTTAGTTCAGAAGCTTCAAAATGCTTTGTCATCCTTGGAGCGTTTTCCTGTTGTTCTTAGCCATTCTTCTAGGTCATCTAGTGGAGGTGCACGCCTGTCGTCTGGATTGAGTGCACTATCTCAACCTTTTAAGTTACGTCTCTGTCGGGTCCAAGGGGAAAAGGGTCTCCGTGATTACTCTTCCAATGTTGTACTTATTGATCCATTAGCAAGTTTAGCTGCTGTAGAAGAATTTCTTTGGCCGCGAGTACAGCGAAACGAAACTGGCCAAAAGGTGTCTGAATCTGCAGGAAACTCAGAATCGGGGACCACACACCCTGGAGGTGGTGCATCATCCCCTTCTACCTCAACTCCTGCTTCTGCCACTCGTCGTCACTCTTCAAGATCCAGATCATCTGTTAATATAGGAGATTCAGCTAGAAAGGAACCAATACCAGAGAAAAGCACAAGCTCATCAAAGGGAAAGGGGAAAGCTGTTTTGAAACCGGCTCAGGAGGAGACAAAAGGACCTCAAACTAGAAATGCTGCTCGTAGAAGAGCAGCCCTTGATAAAGATGCAGAATTGAAACCAGTGAATGGGGATTCTAGTTCTGAG GATGAGGAATTGGATATGTCTCCTGTGGAGATTGATGACGCGTTGGTGATTGAAGATGATGACATCTCTGATGACGATGACCATGAAGAT GTGCTAAGAGATGATTCTCTTCCTGTTTGCATGCCTGACAAAGTACATGATGTGAAATTGGGTGATACACCGGAGGATAGCAATGTTGCACCAGCAGCAAGTGACAGCCAAAGTAACCCTGCTTCTGGTTCTAGTAGCAGGGCTGCTGCTGTTAGGGGCTTGGATTCCACTGATTTTAGGAGCTCTTATGGATCTAGGGGAGCTATGTCTTTTGCTGCTGCTGCCATGGCTGGGCTTGGATCTGCTAATGGTAGAGGCATCAGAGGAGGAAGAGATCGACAAGGACGACCTCTGTTTGGTAGCTCTAGTGACCCTCCTAAGTTAATCTTTACTGCTGGTGGGAAGCAGCTAAATAGGCACTTGACTATCTACCAGGCCATCCAGAGACAACTTGTGCTGGAAGACGACGATGACGACAGGTATGGTGGCAGTGACTTCATCTCTAGTGATGGGAGTAGGCTTTGGAGTGATATATATACCATTACATATCAAAGGGCAGATGGCCAAGCTGATAGGGCTTCTGTTGGAGGCTCAAGTTCTAGCACATCAAAGTCCACCAAAGGTGGCCCTTCCAATTCCAGCTCAGATGCTCAAATGCATCAGATGTCACTTTTAGATAGCATCTTGCAAGCGGAACTTCCTTGTGATCTAGAAAAATCCAATCCTACTTATAATATATTGGCTCTACTACGTATACTTGAGGCTTTGAACCAGCTTGCACCTCGTTTGAGAGTTCAACTAGTTTCTGACAACTTCTCCGAGGGGAAAATCTCTAGTTTGAATGAGTTGACTGCTACTGGTGCCAGGGTTCCTGCAGAAGAATTTGTAAATAGCAAGCTTACACCTAAATTAGCTCGACAAATTCAGGATGCCCTGGCACTGTGCAGTGGGAGCCTTCCATCATGGTGTTATCAGTTAACAAAAGCATGTCCATTCTTGTTCCCTTTTGAGACTCGGCGACAGTACTTCTATTCAACTGCTTTTGGATTATCTCGTGCATTGTTTCGTCTTCAGCAGCTGCAGGGTGCAGATGGTCATGGGTCAACAAATGAAAGAGAGGTGAGGGTTGGCAGATTACAACGCCAGAAAGTTCGTGTTTCCCGAAACCGCATTTTGGATTCTGCTGCAAAAGTAATGGATATGTATTCTAGTCAGAAGGCTGTGCTTGAAGTAGAATATTTTGGCGAGGTTGGCACTGGGTTGGGTCCTACCTTAGAGTTCTACACGCTTTTGAGTCATGATCTACAGAAAGTTTCTCTGGGAATGTGGAGGTCAAATTCAGCAGCAGGGAAACCTTCAATGGAAATTGATggagatgatgaaaaaaatggaaaatccaACAATGGGTCAGGTACTGCAGTTGCTGCTGAACTTGTCCAAGCTCCACTTGGCCTGTTCCCTCGTCCCTGGCCACCAACCGCTAGTGCTTCTGAAGGGAGCCAATTTTCTAAGACTATTGAGTATTTCCGGCTGGTCGGACGGGTGATGGCCAAAGCTCTTCAAGATGGACGGCTTTTGGACCTACCACTTTCAATGGCATTTTATAAACTTGTGCTCGATCAA GAGCTTGATCTGTATGATATTCTTTCGTTTGATGCTGAATTTGGGAAGACTTTACAAGAATTGCATGCCCTTGTTCGTCGAAAACAATATTTAGAATCAATTAGCTGTGAAAATAATGAGGTCATTGCTGATTTATGTTTTCGTGGGACCCCAATTAAAGATCTCTGCTTGGATTTTACTCTTCCCGGTTATCCAGACTACATGATGAAGCCAGGAGATGAAACT GTTGATATCAATAACTTGGAAGAATACATATCCTTGGTAGTTGATGCAACTGTGAAGGCTGGGATCATGCGACAAATGGAAGCGTTTAGAGCTGGGTTCAATCAG GTTTTTGACATCTCATCATTGCAAATATTCACTCCGCAAGAGTTGGATTATTTGCTTTGTGGGCGAAGAGAACTGTGGGAG CTGGAGACACTTGTTGatcatataaaatttgatcatgGATACACTGCCAAGAGTCCAGCCATTGTTAAC CTGCTTGAGATCATGGGAGAGTTCACACCAGAGCAGCAGCATGCTTTCTGCCAGTTTGTTACTGGAGCACCCAGGCTGCCACCTGGTGGTCTGGCTGTGCTAAACCCAAAATTAACCATTGTTAGAAAG CATTCTTCATCTGCTGGAAATGCAATGTTGAATGGAACTGGGCCTTCAGAATCAGCTGATGATGACTTACCTAGTGTCATGACTTGTGCTAATTACCTAAAGCTACCACCTTACTCTACCAAG GAAGTCATGTACAAGAAGTTGCTGTATGCAATCAGTGAAGGGCAGGGGTCTTTTGACTTGTCATGA
- the LOC118040457 gene encoding E3 ubiquitin-protein ligase UPL3 isoform X1, protein METRSRKRAEASSSAATTTSPTTRPNKRSRAATTTTATATRSRSTRAHPLPMDSTPVESSSSSRSRRNRNNNSNSESDKGKEKEHEVRVSRENREINNNLDFGNDNNNLNVDDDDDSDGGGIGAFHHNLTSASSALQGLLRKLGAGLDDLLPSPVTGSGSSSHQSGRLKKILSGLRADGEEGKQVEALTQLCEMLSIGTEESLSTFSVDSFVPILVGLLNNESNPDIMLLAARAITHLCDVLPSSCAAVVHYGAVSCFVARLITIEYMDLAEQSLQALKKISQEHPTACLRAGALMAVLSYLDFFSTGVQRVALSTAANMCKKLPSDAADFVMEAVPLLTNLLQYHDAKVLEHASVCLTRIAEAFASSPDKLDELCNHGLVAQAASLISTSSSGGGQASLNAPTYTGLIRLLSTCASGSPLGAKTLLLLGVSGILKDILLGSAGSANSSVPPALSRPADQVFEIVNLANELLPPLPQGTISLPTSSSMLAKGSVVKKSPSSSSGKQDDNNGNGPEVSAREKLLNDQPELLQQFGMDLLPVLIQIYGASVNSPVRHKCLSVIGKLMYFSNAEMIQSLLNVTNISSFLAGVLAWKDPHVLVPALQIAKIIMEKLPGTFSKMFVREGVVHAVDQLILAGSPNTGPTQAASAEKDNDSVPGSSSRSRRYKRRSGNSNPEANSSEESKTQVCANAGSPPSSKEIPTINSNLRLAVSACAKDFRDTHFPSDPGAAEVGVTDDLLHLKNLCTKLNAGVDDQKTKAKGKSKASASHLIDNSANKEEYLIGVISEMLAELGKGDGVSTFEFIGSGVVATLLNYFSCGYFTKERISEANLPKLRQQALRRFKSFVALALPSSVDGGGATSMTVLVQKLQNALSSLERFPVVLSHSSRSSSGGARLSSGLSALSQPFKLRLCRVQGEKGLRDYSSNVVLIDPLASLAAVEEFLWPRVQRNETGQKVSESAGNSESGTTHPGGGASSPSTSTPASATRRHSSRSRSSVNIGDSARKEPIPEKSTSSSKGKGKAVLKPAQEETKGPQTRNAARRRAALDKDAELKPVNGDSSSEDEELDMSPVEIDDALVIEDDDISDDDDHEDVLRDDSLPVCMPDKVHDVKLGDTPEDSNVAPAASDSQSNPASGSSSRAAAVRGLDSTDFRSSYGSRGAMSFAAAAMAGLGSANGRGIRGGRDRQGRPLFGSSSDPPKLIFTAGGKQLNRHLTIYQAIQRQLVLEDDDDDRYGGSDFISSDGSRLWSDIYTITYQRADGQADRASVGGSSSSTSKSTKGGPSNSSSDAQMHQMSLLDSILQAELPCDLEKSNPTYNILALLRILEALNQLAPRLRVQLVSDNFSEGKISSLNELTATGARVPAEEFVNSKLTPKLARQIQDALALCSGSLPSWCYQLTKACPFLFPFETRRQYFYSTAFGLSRALFRLQQLQGADGHGSTNEREVRVGRLQRQKVRVSRNRILDSAAKVMDMYSSQKAVLEVEYFGEVGTGLGPTLEFYTLLSHDLQKVSLGMWRSNSAAGKPSMEIDGDDEKNGKSNNGSGTAVAAELVQAPLGLFPRPWPPTASASEGSQFSKTIEYFRLVGRVMAKALQDGRLLDLPLSMAFYKLVLDQELDLYDILSFDAEFGKTLQELHALVRRKQYLESISCENNEVIADLCFRGTPIKDLCLDFTLPGYPDYMMKPGDETLQVDINNLEEYISLVVDATVKAGIMRQMEAFRAGFNQVFDISSLQIFTPQELDYLLCGRRELWELETLVDHIKFDHGYTAKSPAIVNLLEIMGEFTPEQQHAFCQFVTGAPRLPPGGLAVLNPKLTIVRKHSSSAGNAMLNGTGPSESADDDLPSVMTCANYLKLPPYSTKEVMYKKLLYAISEGQGSFDLS, encoded by the exons ATGGAAACTCGTAGCCGGAAACGGGCGGAGGCCTCCTCATCTGCCGCCACCACCACCAGTCCAACTACTCGCCCCAACAAACGATCCCGCGCTGCCACAACAACAACCGCCACCGCTACTCGCTCTCGTTCCACACGTGCTCACCCTCTTCCAATGGACTCCACACCTGTTGaatcgtcttcttcttctcgctCTCGTCGGAATAGGAATAATAACAGTAACAGTGAATCGGATAAAGGCAAAGAGAAAGAACATGAAGTTAGGGTTTCACGTGAAAATAGggaaattaacaataatttgGATTTTGGAAATGACAATAATAACCTCAATGTCGACGACGATGACGACAGCGATGGTGGTGGAATTGGGGCTTTCCATCATAATCTGACTTCAGCTAGTAGTGCCTTACAGGGTTTGTTGAGAAAGTTGGGTGCTGGTCTTGATGATTTGTTGCCTTCTCCCGTGACGGGTTCAGGTTCAAGCTCGCATCAATCGGGGAGATTGAAGAAGATTCTGTCTGGGTTAAGGGCTGATGGAGAAGAAGGGAAGCAAGTGGAAGCCTTAACGCAGCTCTGTGAAATGCTTTCTATTGGGACTGAAGAGAGTCTAAGCACTTTTTCCGTGGATTCTTTTGTTCCGATTCTTGTTGGGTTGTTGAATAATGAGAGTAATCCTGATATTATGTTGCTTGCTGCAAGGGCGATTACACATTTGTGTGATGTTTTGCCTTCGTCTTGTGCTGCCGTTGTTCATTATGGCGCTGTTTCATGTTTTGTTGCAAGGTTGATTACTATTGAGTACATGGACCTTGCTGAACAG TCTCTGCAAGCTCTAAAGAAAATATCTCAAGAGCACCCAACTGCATGTCTGCGTGCTGGTGCTCTTATGGCAGTGCTTTCCTATCTGGATTTTTTCTCTACTGGAGTTCAG CGAGTAGCATTATCGACTGCTGCAAATATGTGCAAGAAACTTCCTTCAGATGCAGCTGACTTTGTGATGGAAGCAGTCCCTCTGTTGACCAACCTTCTTCAGTACCACGATGCAAAG GTCTTGGAGCATGCTTCAGTTTGTTTGACAAGGATTGCTGAAGCCTTTGCTTCATCACCAGACAAATTAGATGAATTGTGTAATCATGGACTTGTTGCTCAAGCTGCCTCTCTCATTTCCACCAGTAGTTCCGGAGGTGGACAGGCATCTCTCAATGCTCCAACATATACG GGCTTAATTCGACTGCTATCCACGTGTGCAAGTGGCTCTCCTTTAGGAGCCAAAACACTACTTCTTCTTGGGGTCAGTGGAATTCTTAAAGATATACTATTAGGTTCTGCGGGTTCTGCTAACTCCTCTGTTCCTCCGGCTCTAAGTAGACCAGCAGATCAG GTTTTTGAGATTGTCAATCTGGCAAATGAGCTTCTTCCTCCACTTCCACAAGGAACTATCTCCCTCCCTACCAGCTCCAGTATGTTGGCCAAAGGATCTGTTGTGAAGAAGTCTCCATCCAGCAGTTCTGGGAAACAGGATGATAATAATGGAAATGGTCCTGAGGTTTCAGCTCGtgagaaattattaaatgatcAACCAGAACTTCTGCAGCAATTTGGAATGGATCTTCTTCCTGTTCTGATACAG ATTTATGGTGCCAGTGTCAACAGTCCTGTTCGCCACAAATGTCTCTCAGTTATTGGGAAGTTGATGTACTTCAGCAATGCGGAGATGATTCAGTCTCTACTTAATGTGACAAACATATCAAG TTTTCTAGCTGGGGTGTTAGCGTGGAAAGATCCACATGTCTTGGTTCCTGCCCTTCAAATTGCCAAGATTATTATGGAAAAACTTCCTGGGACTTTCTCCAAGATGTTTGTCAGAGAAGGTGTTGTTCATGCTGTAGATCAACTTATCTTAGCTGGAAGTCCAAATACTGGTCCTACCCAAGCTGCTTCTGCTGAGAAGGATAACGATTCTGTTCCTGGATCATCATCACGTTCCAGGCGTTACAAACGTCGCAGTGGGAATTCAAATCCCGAGGCAAATTCATCTGAAGAATCCAAGACTCAAGTTTGCGCAAATGCTGGATCACCTCCAAGTTCTAAAGAAATCCCAACCATTAATTCTAATTTGCGTTTAGCAGTTAGTGCGTGTGCTAAAGATTTTAGAGATACGCACTTTCCTTCGGATCCCGGGGCTGCTGAAGTTGGGGTTACCGATGACCTTTTACacttgaaaaatctctgcaCAAAGTTGAATGCTGGTGTTGATGACCAAAAGACTAAAGCAAAGGGCAAATCAAAGGCTTCTGCTTCCCATCTTATTGACAATTCTGCTAATAAGGAAGAATACTTGATTGGGGTGATATCCGAGATGCTAGCAGAGCTAGGCAAGGGGGATGGTGTATCCACTTTTGAGTTTATTGGTAGTGGTGTTGTGGCAACCTtgctaaattatttttcttgtggcTATTTTACCAAGGAGAGAATTTCAGAAGCCAACCTACCCAAACTTCGGCAACAAGCACTAAGAAGATTTAAATCATTTGTTGCTCTGGCCCTTCCTTCCAGTGTTGATGGAGGGGGCGCCACCTCCATGACAGTCTTAGTTCAGAAGCTTCAAAATGCTTTGTCATCCTTGGAGCGTTTTCCTGTTGTTCTTAGCCATTCTTCTAGGTCATCTAGTGGAGGTGCACGCCTGTCGTCTGGATTGAGTGCACTATCTCAACCTTTTAAGTTACGTCTCTGTCGGGTCCAAGGGGAAAAGGGTCTCCGTGATTACTCTTCCAATGTTGTACTTATTGATCCATTAGCAAGTTTAGCTGCTGTAGAAGAATTTCTTTGGCCGCGAGTACAGCGAAACGAAACTGGCCAAAAGGTGTCTGAATCTGCAGGAAACTCAGAATCGGGGACCACACACCCTGGAGGTGGTGCATCATCCCCTTCTACCTCAACTCCTGCTTCTGCCACTCGTCGTCACTCTTCAAGATCCAGATCATCTGTTAATATAGGAGATTCAGCTAGAAAGGAACCAATACCAGAGAAAAGCACAAGCTCATCAAAGGGAAAGGGGAAAGCTGTTTTGAAACCGGCTCAGGAGGAGACAAAAGGACCTCAAACTAGAAATGCTGCTCGTAGAAGAGCAGCCCTTGATAAAGATGCAGAATTGAAACCAGTGAATGGGGATTCTAGTTCTGAG GATGAGGAATTGGATATGTCTCCTGTGGAGATTGATGACGCGTTGGTGATTGAAGATGATGACATCTCTGATGACGATGACCATGAAGAT GTGCTAAGAGATGATTCTCTTCCTGTTTGCATGCCTGACAAAGTACATGATGTGAAATTGGGTGATACACCGGAGGATAGCAATGTTGCACCAGCAGCAAGTGACAGCCAAAGTAACCCTGCTTCTGGTTCTAGTAGCAGGGCTGCTGCTGTTAGGGGCTTGGATTCCACTGATTTTAGGAGCTCTTATGGATCTAGGGGAGCTATGTCTTTTGCTGCTGCTGCCATGGCTGGGCTTGGATCTGCTAATGGTAGAGGCATCAGAGGAGGAAGAGATCGACAAGGACGACCTCTGTTTGGTAGCTCTAGTGACCCTCCTAAGTTAATCTTTACTGCTGGTGGGAAGCAGCTAAATAGGCACTTGACTATCTACCAGGCCATCCAGAGACAACTTGTGCTGGAAGACGACGATGACGACAGGTATGGTGGCAGTGACTTCATCTCTAGTGATGGGAGTAGGCTTTGGAGTGATATATATACCATTACATATCAAAGGGCAGATGGCCAAGCTGATAGGGCTTCTGTTGGAGGCTCAAGTTCTAGCACATCAAAGTCCACCAAAGGTGGCCCTTCCAATTCCAGCTCAGATGCTCAAATGCATCAGATGTCACTTTTAGATAGCATCTTGCAAGCGGAACTTCCTTGTGATCTAGAAAAATCCAATCCTACTTATAATATATTGGCTCTACTACGTATACTTGAGGCTTTGAACCAGCTTGCACCTCGTTTGAGAGTTCAACTAGTTTCTGACAACTTCTCCGAGGGGAAAATCTCTAGTTTGAATGAGTTGACTGCTACTGGTGCCAGGGTTCCTGCAGAAGAATTTGTAAATAGCAAGCTTACACCTAAATTAGCTCGACAAATTCAGGATGCCCTGGCACTGTGCAGTGGGAGCCTTCCATCATGGTGTTATCAGTTAACAAAAGCATGTCCATTCTTGTTCCCTTTTGAGACTCGGCGACAGTACTTCTATTCAACTGCTTTTGGATTATCTCGTGCATTGTTTCGTCTTCAGCAGCTGCAGGGTGCAGATGGTCATGGGTCAACAAATGAAAGAGAGGTGAGGGTTGGCAGATTACAACGCCAGAAAGTTCGTGTTTCCCGAAACCGCATTTTGGATTCTGCTGCAAAAGTAATGGATATGTATTCTAGTCAGAAGGCTGTGCTTGAAGTAGAATATTTTGGCGAGGTTGGCACTGGGTTGGGTCCTACCTTAGAGTTCTACACGCTTTTGAGTCATGATCTACAGAAAGTTTCTCTGGGAATGTGGAGGTCAAATTCAGCAGCAGGGAAACCTTCAATGGAAATTGATggagatgatgaaaaaaatggaaaatccaACAATGGGTCAGGTACTGCAGTTGCTGCTGAACTTGTCCAAGCTCCACTTGGCCTGTTCCCTCGTCCCTGGCCACCAACCGCTAGTGCTTCTGAAGGGAGCCAATTTTCTAAGACTATTGAGTATTTCCGGCTGGTCGGACGGGTGATGGCCAAAGCTCTTCAAGATGGACGGCTTTTGGACCTACCACTTTCAATGGCATTTTATAAACTTGTGCTCGATCAA GAGCTTGATCTGTATGATATTCTTTCGTTTGATGCTGAATTTGGGAAGACTTTACAAGAATTGCATGCCCTTGTTCGTCGAAAACAATATTTAGAATCAATTAGCTGTGAAAATAATGAGGTCATTGCTGATTTATGTTTTCGTGGGACCCCAATTAAAGATCTCTGCTTGGATTTTACTCTTCCCGGTTATCCAGACTACATGATGAAGCCAGGAGATGAAACT CTTCAGGTTGATATCAATAACTTGGAAGAATACATATCCTTGGTAGTTGATGCAACTGTGAAGGCTGGGATCATGCGACAAATGGAAGCGTTTAGAGCTGGGTTCAATCAG GTTTTTGACATCTCATCATTGCAAATATTCACTCCGCAAGAGTTGGATTATTTGCTTTGTGGGCGAAGAGAACTGTGGGAG CTGGAGACACTTGTTGatcatataaaatttgatcatgGATACACTGCCAAGAGTCCAGCCATTGTTAAC CTGCTTGAGATCATGGGAGAGTTCACACCAGAGCAGCAGCATGCTTTCTGCCAGTTTGTTACTGGAGCACCCAGGCTGCCACCTGGTGGTCTGGCTGTGCTAAACCCAAAATTAACCATTGTTAGAAAG CATTCTTCATCTGCTGGAAATGCAATGTTGAATGGAACTGGGCCTTCAGAATCAGCTGATGATGACTTACCTAGTGTCATGACTTGTGCTAATTACCTAAAGCTACCACCTTACTCTACCAAG GAAGTCATGTACAAGAAGTTGCTGTATGCAATCAGTGAAGGGCAGGGGTCTTTTGACTTGTCATGA